From a single Tachypleus tridentatus isolate NWPU-2018 chromosome 6, ASM421037v1, whole genome shotgun sequence genomic region:
- the LOC143253941 gene encoding dnaJ homolog subfamily C member 30, mitochondrial-like → MHRALLSRCSVECATSGRCLATFTSNQVKGKINLYDILGVKTKATQAEIKSAYYKLSMEFHPDKIGGNKDGGIRFREITEAYEILGNYTSRKRYDRGLLYPGSIEPHYDQPSCDTGDDKDDYTKFYRSRHQRSKPPPPRGRTPIYNFDEFYRMHYSESLRRDQENEKYYRERLKYRSIMRQTQKTENLLGLLVLVIGFVIGQNYISDYDRPEYSGKTSPDINIESKSKVKDF, encoded by the coding sequence ATGCATAGGGCTCTATTGTCAAGATGTAGCGTTGAATGTGCAACATCTGGTCGCTGTCTTGCTACTTTTACTTCCAATCAGGTCAAGGGTAAAATAAACCTGTATGATATACTAGGAGTAAAAACTAAAGCTACTCAAGCTGAAATTAAGTCAGCATATTACAAATTATCGATGGAATTTCATCCTGATAAAATCGGAGGAAATAAGGATGGGGGAATAAGGTTTCGAGAGATTACAGAAGCCTATGAAATTTTAGGAAATTACACATCTAGGAAAAGGTATGATCGAGGGTTACTATATCCTGGTAGTATTGAACCTCATTATGATCAGCCTAGTTGTGATACTGGAGATGACAAAGATGATTACACAAAGTTTTACAGAAGCAGACATCAGAGATCAAAACCTCCCCCTCCAAGAGGCCGGACAccaatttataattttgatgagTTTTACCGGATGCATTATAGTGAATCTTTACGCAGAGatcaagaaaatgaaaaatattaccgtGAACGCTTGAAGTATAGATCAATAATGAGACAGACACAAAAGACTGAAAATCTTTTAGGGTTATTAGTACTTGTCATTGGTTTTGTAATAGGACAGAATTATATATCAGACTATGATAGGCCTGAATATTCAGGTAAGACATCGCCTGATATAAACATTGaatcaaaaagtaaagttaaaGATTTCTAG
- the LOC143253942 gene encoding clathrin heavy chain-like: MEYAAESKIGDIAEELLAWFLEEKNYECFGACLFQCYDLLQPDVILELAWRHKIIDYAMPYLIQVMREYVTKVDKLDEQENERLLESSQNEQKTIFYAPEPQLMLTAGPGMMGPAHSVIQPAHARLSELWHVKPYH, encoded by the exons ATGGAATATGCAGCCGAGTCTAAGATAGGTGACATAGCAGAAGAGCTTCTTGCTTGGTTTTTAGAAGAGAAGAATTATGAATGTTTTGGGGCCTGTTTGTTCCAGTGCTATGATCTTCTCCAACCTGACGTAATTCTTGAACTGGCCTGGCGTCACAAAATCATCGACTATGCCATGCCTTACTTGATCCAAGTCATGAGGGAGTACGTCACCAAG gtGGACAAGTTGGATGAACAAGAGAATGAAAGGTTATTAGAGTCATCCCAAAATGAACAAAAGACAATATTTTATg CTCCTGAACCTCAGCTGATGTTGACTGCTGGCCCAGGCATGATGGGACCAGCGCATTCAGTCATACAGCCAGCCCATGCCAGGCTATCAGAGCTATGGCATGTAAAACCATACCATTAG